The proteins below are encoded in one region of Conger conger chromosome 17, fConCon1.1, whole genome shotgun sequence:
- the zgc:92380 gene encoding keratin, type I cytoskeletal 18 isoform X1 has product MPFVKSAARNFSSLSASGAPGRLGSRHSSGSLLEGPGGYGSRISMSNFQGVSSAPRPFAQQNSADMIRADDKETMKGLNCRLDKYLSRVRTLEESNRQLEDKIKEELLKKGAEGGRDWSVYDEPLAKLRAQIRDMTMENATLLLQIDNARLAADDFKVKLEAELALRQGVEQDIAGLRKIIGDTNATRVQLENQIDATQEELAYLKKNHEEDLADIRSQINSANVSVEMNSPKGQDMNEIISKIRDQYEKAAQKNRDDTDAWYQSKFDKLTAEVSENTEALQEEKNELSSLRREKQSCEVELQALHNMNHTLEDTLADTQNRYAQQMGQDNQKLQLLEAQLGDLRSRAERQGAEYQALLNLKSKLEEEIATYHQLLEGGHQGSQGDRVEFSLDQALQAAPPPQTHKKVIIINQEVVDGEVVSEQETEVPTPNGEAEEEEEEEEEGTQSPPEQEVTSD; this is encoded by the exons ATGCCTTTCGTGAAATCCGCGGCCCGTAATTTCTCCAGCTTGAGTGCTTCAGGCGCGCCGGGTCGGCTGGGGAGTCGGCACAGCTCTGGCAGCCTGCTCGAGGGCCCCGGGGGATACGGCTCCCGCATCTCCATGTCCAATTTCCAGGGTGTTTCAAGCGCGCCGCGCCCGTTCGCCCAGCAGAACAGTGCGGATATGATCAGGGCGGACGACAAAGAAACGATGAAAGGCCTGAACTGCCGCTTGGACAAATATCTGTCCCGAGTGCGGACGCTGGAGGAGTCCAATAGACAGCTGGAAGACAAAATCAAGGAGGAGCTGTTGAAAAAGGGAGCTGAGGGTGGGCGAGACTGGAGCGTCTACGATGAGCCCTTAGCTAAACTTAGGGCACAG ATCCGAGACATGACCATGGAAAACGctacactgctgctgcagatTGACAACGCCAGGCTGGCCGCCGACGACTTTAAAGTCAA GTTAGAAGCGGAGCTCGCGCTGAGGCAGGGCGTGGAGCAGGACATTGCCGGCTTGCGTAAGATCATTGGTGACACCAACGCGACCCGCGTGCAGCTCGAGAACCAGATCGATGCGACTCAAGAGGAGCTGGCCTACCTCAAAAAGAACCACGAGGAA GACTTGGCCGACATACGCAGCCAGATAAACAGCGCCAACGTCTCCGTCGAAATGAACTCTCCTAAAGGGCAAGACATGAACGAGATTATCTCCAAGATCCGTGATCAGTATGAGAAGGCGGCCCAGAAGAACCGTGACGACACGGATGCCTGGTACCAGAGCAAG TTTGACAAGCTGACGGCGGAGGTGTCGGAGAACACAGAGGCTCTTCAGGAGGAGAAGAACGAGCTGAGCAGCCTGAGGAGGGAGAAACAGTCCTGCGAGGTGGAGCTGCAGGCCCTGCACAACATG AACCACACCCTGGAGGACACGCTGGCCGACACGCAGAACCGCTACGCCCAGCAGATGGGCCAGGACAACCAGAAGCTGCAGCTGCTGGAGGCTCAGCTGGGGGACCTGCGGAGCCGGGCGGAGAGGCAGGGAGCCGAGTACCAGGCCCTGCTCAACCTCAAGAGcaagctggaggaggagatcgCCACCTATCACCAGCTCCTGGAGGGGGGCCACCAGGGAAGCCAGGGTGACCG AGTGGAGTTTTCTTTAGATCAGGCCCTGCAGGCGG CTCCGCCCCCACAAACGCATAAGAAGGTGATCATCATCAACCAGGAGGTGGTGGACGGGGAGGTGGTGTCGGAGCAGGAGACGGAGGTGCCCACCCCGAACggggaggcggaggaggaggaggaggaggaggaggagggcactCAGAGCCCCcccgaacaggaagtgacctcggACTGA
- the zgc:92380 gene encoding keratin, type I cytoskeletal 18 isoform X2 gives MPFVKSAARNFSSLSASGAPGRLGSRHSSGSLLEGPGGYGSRISMSNFQGVSSAPRPFAQQNSADMIRADDKETMKGLNCRLDKYLSRVRTLEESNRQLEDKIKEELLKKGAEGGRDWSVYDEPLAKLRAQIRDMTMENATLLLQIDNARLAADDFKVKLEAELALRQGVEQDIAGLRKIIGDTNATRVQLENQIDATQEELAYLKKNHEEDLADIRSQINSANVSVEMNSPKGQDMNEIISKIRDQYEKAAQKNRDDTDAWYQSKFDKLTAEVSENTEALQEEKNELSSLRREKQSCEVELQALHNMNHTLEDTLADTQNRYAQQMGQDNQKLQLLEAQLGDLRSRAERQGAEYQALLNLKSKLEEEIATYHQLLEGGHQGSQGDRSAPTNA, from the exons ATGCCTTTCGTGAAATCCGCGGCCCGTAATTTCTCCAGCTTGAGTGCTTCAGGCGCGCCGGGTCGGCTGGGGAGTCGGCACAGCTCTGGCAGCCTGCTCGAGGGCCCCGGGGGATACGGCTCCCGCATCTCCATGTCCAATTTCCAGGGTGTTTCAAGCGCGCCGCGCCCGTTCGCCCAGCAGAACAGTGCGGATATGATCAGGGCGGACGACAAAGAAACGATGAAAGGCCTGAACTGCCGCTTGGACAAATATCTGTCCCGAGTGCGGACGCTGGAGGAGTCCAATAGACAGCTGGAAGACAAAATCAAGGAGGAGCTGTTGAAAAAGGGAGCTGAGGGTGGGCGAGACTGGAGCGTCTACGATGAGCCCTTAGCTAAACTTAGGGCACAG ATCCGAGACATGACCATGGAAAACGctacactgctgctgcagatTGACAACGCCAGGCTGGCCGCCGACGACTTTAAAGTCAA GTTAGAAGCGGAGCTCGCGCTGAGGCAGGGCGTGGAGCAGGACATTGCCGGCTTGCGTAAGATCATTGGTGACACCAACGCGACCCGCGTGCAGCTCGAGAACCAGATCGATGCGACTCAAGAGGAGCTGGCCTACCTCAAAAAGAACCACGAGGAA GACTTGGCCGACATACGCAGCCAGATAAACAGCGCCAACGTCTCCGTCGAAATGAACTCTCCTAAAGGGCAAGACATGAACGAGATTATCTCCAAGATCCGTGATCAGTATGAGAAGGCGGCCCAGAAGAACCGTGACGACACGGATGCCTGGTACCAGAGCAAG TTTGACAAGCTGACGGCGGAGGTGTCGGAGAACACAGAGGCTCTTCAGGAGGAGAAGAACGAGCTGAGCAGCCTGAGGAGGGAGAAACAGTCCTGCGAGGTGGAGCTGCAGGCCCTGCACAACATG AACCACACCCTGGAGGACACGCTGGCCGACACGCAGAACCGCTACGCCCAGCAGATGGGCCAGGACAACCAGAAGCTGCAGCTGCTGGAGGCTCAGCTGGGGGACCTGCGGAGCCGGGCGGAGAGGCAGGGAGCCGAGTACCAGGCCCTGCTCAACCTCAAGAGcaagctggaggaggagatcgCCACCTATCACCAGCTCCTGGAGGGGGGCCACCAGGGAAGCCAGGGTGACCG CTCCGCCCCCACAAACGCATAA